A stretch of DNA from Glycine max cultivar Williams 82 chromosome 18, Glycine_max_v4.0, whole genome shotgun sequence:
cctcaataatcataatttcataattttatagcTCATAAGGTGATGGAATTTCTTTTACACTTccattcttttgttttattcttctttCCTTTGCTTTTGCATCATTTGGTGATGAGTTCTCGAGCAACCCATTAACGATAGAAGTTTCAAAATCGATTCTTTAATGGGATTTCCCAATCTTcgtttaattttgaataataggTCGTGCGTGATTGAATAAATTCGTCTGTTTCAAGATTCGGTTCTGCCTTTCCTTGCAGTGATCATGAATGGTCTCTGAATATGCCTTAACAACTTTCTTTCTTGATTATCCGTATGATTAGGTTAATGTTACAAgcaattctctctctctctctctctctctctctttcttaatgatCCCTATGCTTAAGTTGTGATTTTACATGTTTGTGAGGCTGCGATTATGATTCTGTAACAAGAATGAATCTTCATTCCCTTCATCTAGTAGAGGTGGTATATATGAATTCACGATGGTtggttttttgaatttttgcaTTAATGTGGATATGCATAGATGTTGTAGCTGATAGATGAAAACTGAGATATGGTTATATATTGACAAATTCAGGACAACGTACAACCAAGATTATTGTTGAAATCTGTGGGTGATGGATTGCTCAGATTCTGCCAGTGTTAAAGCAAAGTCTGAGGCAAAACTTGGTGTTCCGAGGAAGCCTCGAGTTCTACTTGCAGCTTGTGGATGCGTTGCTGCTGTAAAATTTGGGCTTCTTTGTCATTGTTTTATAGAATGGGCAGACATAAGAGCTGTTGTCACACAATCATCGTTGCGTTTTATTGATAGAGCATCAATTCCCAATGGtgtatttgtttattatgaTGAGTATGAATGGTATAGTTGGAAGAGAATGGACATTGAGCTTCTTGAATGGGCTGATATCATGGTCATTGCTCCGTTATCGGCACATACCCTTGCCAAGGTAATCAAACCGCTAAAACTTCTCTAACTACATTGTCATATGGTAGATAGACTCTTTACTATGTTTTAAACAAGTTGGCTTTTCTAAAattatacaattcaaatgaatcATCTACTTGACTATAGCAACAATAAAAGTCATGTCCTAGTAAGTGAGGTCGGCTATACACCACATTATACCatttatagtgtgtttggatccATGTCCAACCTCCAAAAACATGGATCAAATACGTGATAATCTGAAGTTACAGAGAGTAGCTTCTTCTTTAACGTGGAAATTTGACGTGAATCTTGTGGGACGCGACACACAACCAGACATGCTATTAGTTTgattaaaaaccaaaattttagagataatatttatcatgaaattCCTCTTAATCAAAAAATTCATTCAATATTCTTCTTGATATCCCTCCATCCTATTTCATACAACTAAAAACCATGAATCTATTCTCCTCACTTGTGCTTCTAGGCGGTCTTCTTTATTTGTCTAAATCaccttaattaattttctatcaTCTTTTGGGATACAACTATTTTGTATCCTgttatttcttatataattaCACATTCATCTTAACATTATCATTTCTGCGATAAACACCTTCCTTTTTCTCTTGTCTActatgcatataaatatatgttcatTTGTAACATGTAATGTCAGTCGTCATGCTTACATCTTGTAAAGGGGCTACGTGCAAGTTTCTAGCTATTGTATGTGCATACACAGTTAAATGTTGTCAATTTCTTCTATACATTTCTTATCTTAACTTTTGTAGATACGGTGTTGTAGATTGCAGGAGGATACTGTGACAATCTACTGACAGGTACTGTGAGAGGATGGGACCCGAGAAAGAAGCCAATATTTGTTGCACCATCGATGAACCCTTTCATGTGGAAAAATCCTTCGACAGAAAAGCATTGCAAAAAGTGCATTGATGAGCTTGGCATTTCTCTCATCCCACCTATTTCACAGAGGTCAGGTGAAGGGGAATATAGTACTGGTGCAATGGCTGAACCTTCTGACATTTCCCGCAATGTTATGATCTCTTATTCgaagtttcagaaaaagaatGTTGGTGGGGTTTAGCCATGTTCACAATTATGGCTcctatttgtttcatttttttcttctattgattggtcctttttgatattttattagttgcATCCATTGTGATTATATGTAGTTGCAGTGTGCTTCTATATGAGGGAAAAGTTCATTCTTACTTGTGTTGTGGTTTACTTCAATCAACATATACAATTTTTGCAGAATTACTGTTATGAATCAGAAATTGTCGAATGACAGGTGATTATGGAAAGCCAGATTGggatatcattttattttttaactagatTGTGGACTAGTTCGATGCATGAGTTTAAATATGTGAGAGAAATTGTTGCCtatttttagaagaaatagatatatatttataaattgatgGGCGATTTAGATTGTTAGCACTATACGAGGATTTCATGTTGAAAAAATAGGAAtggaaatgacaaaaaaaaatctgaataaCTATAAACTAGCTTTTGTCTAAATCATGATTATGCGATTTTCATAAATTAGACTAAACATGCTAGTACTTGTTTGTCCAAAAATATGTGTCATTGATGATGAAATGGTAGTAATATAGAAAGATTttttagtgataaaaaaaaaacattatagttGAAAAGCTCTTGTGTTGATCACTTTGAGCTTCCATTAATGCTTTGCGTAATTGCAGCCAGAATCTAGCACTTAGATTATTGTTTGTCACTTACGAATGgcattacttaattttttttattttttatttgcatcTGTCGTATATTACTGCTTccgtacacacacacacatatttataatacttcttctattaattatttttagattacaCATATCTTAGTTTAAATAAGAGAGACTCTGTTGATaaataattagaagaaaaagaaatattaattacaaagataatttttttaaaaatatatgaatttatgataaatttattactaTCAACGAAATTAACtatcttttctaatttttatgaattaataattaagtctTATACATAAAAACGGATggagtattatttttattgtcaatctcatagtttgagtaaaaaaatatataaaatatatgtaaaatcttaaaattataaaaaaaaaatatgcttgCTTTGCCTTGATGGTCTGAACTCTTTCATTCTAACGTGAATTAAATCTCCTACAATTATTTGAAGTTCAATTAATATGTTAGTTATAGTT
This window harbors:
- the LOC100812130 gene encoding probable phosphopantothenoylcysteine decarboxylase, with the translated sequence MDCSDSASVKAKSEAKLGVPRKPRVLLAACGCVAAVKFGLLCHCFIEWADIRAVVTQSSLRFIDRASIPNGVFVYYDEYEWYSWKRMDIELLEWADIMVIAPLSAHTLAKIAGGYCDNLLTGTVRGWDPRKKPIFVAPSMNPFMWKNPSTEKHCKKCIDELGISLIPPISQRSGEGEYSTGAMAEPSDISRNVMISYSKFQKKNVGGV